The proteins below come from a single Dethiosulfovibrio salsuginis genomic window:
- a CDS encoding phage baseplate assembly protein V gives MRTPPSDWVLADINSRLARMMRIGTVVELDEAAARVRVTCGAGDGKITTAWLPWITARAGPDRTWWALEPGEQVMVLSPSGEMSQGVVLGSIYRDAHPAPAASKDIQRVDFDGGSYIEHDRKRKKFRLHIEGDMEISVTGHVQWTAGAEGYDFD, from the coding sequence ATGCGGACTCCCCCTAGTGATTGGGTCTTGGCGGATATCAACAGCAGGCTGGCCAGGATGATGCGGATTGGCACCGTCGTCGAGTTGGACGAGGCCGCCGCAAGGGTACGAGTGACCTGCGGAGCTGGGGATGGAAAGATCACGACCGCTTGGTTGCCGTGGATCACCGCTCGGGCTGGTCCTGATCGAACCTGGTGGGCGTTAGAGCCAGGAGAACAGGTGATGGTGCTGTCTCCATCTGGCGAGATGTCTCAGGGGGTCGTGTTGGGGTCTATCTACAGAGATGCCCATCCGGCTCCCGCAGCGTCTAAGGACATCCAAAGGGTGGATTTCGACGGAGGGTCGTATATCGAACACGATAGGAAGCGAAAAAAGTTCAGACTCCATATCGAAGGGGATATGGAGATCTCCGTGACGGGGCACGTCCAGTGGACCGCCGGAGCGGAGGGGTATGACTTTGATTGA
- a CDS encoding phage major capsid protein, producing the protein MPQAPKIQELVRELNNKKPSLTGSLRSLNEDDRTVELSFSSEAEVERWFGVEILGHKPDEVRLERLNAGAPFLLGHDRSQQVGAIMEGSVSIVDRKGRCTVKISRSTQGEEIFQDIKDGIRRNCSVYYNVFEVQLAGERDGVQMYRVVDWEPTEVSLVSVPADPTVGVGRSDDDREGNGMPGNARDNESVNNKTAENSPAAGVPEGSRAMPEGNPSGINVSAVREEARKQEQVRVRNLLQLGEQFGQRDLADQYVSEGRGVDEFNKVLLDKLIESRSQGGTVKESSVGMSEGEARSYSFIRAIRALVSPTDRSAQEEAAFEFECSRAAASKMGRSPEGLVVPYDVLSRGLLQTGGSPASGGYTVDTTLMTSSFIELLRKKAIVLQMATPLSGLVGNLDIPSQASGASGYWVGEDQDVSEGSPAFDHVTMSPKTVGAYSEITRRLLSQSSMDIEALVRADLAKALALTIDKAAIYGSGTDNQPKGIAVTTGINAVAFQAQHPTYAELVDMESEIAADDADVSGMCYVANARFRGHCKTTEKFVGTSGATIWEKGDTINGYAARITNQIALGDVLFGNFADLLVGMWGGLELTTDPYTHSLKGRLRIVAMQDVDFAVRHVESFCYGKKSA; encoded by the coding sequence TTGCCGCAAGCGCCAAAGATACAGGAGCTAGTAAGGGAGCTGAACAACAAGAAGCCGAGTCTGACGGGAAGTCTACGGTCTCTGAATGAGGATGACAGGACGGTAGAGCTGTCCTTTTCCTCCGAGGCTGAGGTGGAGCGATGGTTTGGGGTAGAGATCCTGGGACATAAGCCAGATGAAGTGCGATTGGAGCGCCTGAATGCGGGGGCTCCTTTTTTATTGGGACACGATAGGTCTCAGCAGGTGGGGGCGATCATGGAGGGGTCGGTCTCTATCGTCGATCGAAAGGGCAGATGCACCGTAAAGATATCTCGCTCTACCCAAGGCGAGGAGATTTTTCAGGATATCAAGGATGGGATAAGGCGTAATTGCTCGGTTTACTACAACGTATTCGAGGTGCAGCTTGCCGGAGAGCGTGACGGTGTACAGATGTACAGGGTTGTAGATTGGGAGCCCACGGAAGTGAGCTTAGTTAGCGTACCTGCGGACCCCACTGTAGGAGTTGGCCGCAGTGATGATGATAGGGAGGGTAATGGAATGCCTGGAAACGCTCGTGATAATGAGTCTGTAAATAACAAAACTGCTGAGAATAGCCCCGCTGCTGGAGTGCCGGAGGGGAGCCGGGCGATGCCGGAAGGCAATCCCTCTGGGATTAACGTATCTGCCGTTAGGGAAGAGGCCAGGAAGCAGGAACAGGTGAGGGTCCGCAACCTGCTTCAGCTAGGGGAGCAGTTTGGTCAAAGAGATCTAGCCGACCAGTATGTGTCTGAGGGCAGGGGCGTGGATGAGTTTAACAAGGTGCTGCTGGACAAGCTGATAGAGTCTAGATCTCAGGGAGGGACTGTGAAGGAGTCGTCGGTGGGGATGTCCGAGGGGGAGGCTAGAAGCTATTCTTTCATTCGGGCGATTCGTGCCCTGGTGAGCCCGACGGATCGATCCGCACAGGAGGAGGCGGCCTTCGAGTTTGAGTGCTCTCGTGCCGCGGCATCTAAGATGGGCAGGTCCCCGGAGGGGTTGGTGGTCCCCTACGACGTGCTTAGCAGGGGGTTGTTACAGACCGGTGGCAGTCCGGCCAGTGGAGGGTACACGGTTGATACCACCCTGATGACCAGCTCTTTCATAGAGTTGCTTCGTAAAAAGGCCATCGTTTTGCAGATGGCGACGCCTCTGTCCGGTCTCGTGGGAAACTTGGATATCCCATCTCAGGCCAGTGGAGCCAGCGGCTATTGGGTTGGTGAGGATCAGGATGTGTCGGAGGGTAGCCCTGCTTTTGATCATGTGACTATGAGCCCTAAGACCGTTGGAGCTTACAGCGAGATAACTCGCCGGCTGCTGTCTCAGTCCTCGATGGATATAGAGGCGCTTGTTAGGGCGGATTTAGCTAAAGCTCTGGCCCTGACCATAGACAAGGCGGCTATATACGGTTCTGGTACGGATAACCAGCCTAAGGGTATCGCCGTAACCACTGGGATCAATGCGGTGGCTTTCCAGGCTCAGCATCCGACCTATGCGGAGCTTGTGGATATGGAGTCGGAGATAGCGGCGGACGATGCGGATGTATCCGGTATGTGCTATGTGGCCAACGCAAGGTTCAGGGGGCACTGCAAAACGACGGAGAAGTTTGTCGGGACCAGCGGGGCGACTATCTGGGAGAAGGGCGATACCATCAACGGCTATGCCGCCCGGATCACTAACCAGATAGCTCTGGGAGACGTTCTGTTCGGTAACTTTGCGGATCTGTTGGTTGGTATGTGGGGTGGCCTTGAGCTTACCACCGATCCCTATACCCACAGCCTCAAAGGACGACTGAGAATAGTGGCCATGCAGGATGTCGACTTTGCTGTCCGACACGTAGAGAGCTTTTGCTACGGAAAGAAATCCGCATAG
- a CDS encoding baseplate assembly protein, whose translation MIDLSRLPAPNIVEAIDYEAILEEMLADLRLRDSEFDALVESDPAYKILEVAAYREVILRQRVNDAARAVMLAYARGADLDQVGAGVDVLRSDGESDDRYRSRVQMSWERLSTAGPAKSYRYWGLSVGKAVKDIGVYSPAPGCVRVVVLGAYGDGVPSADLLAKVHEAVSSDERRPLTDTVETVAAQVVKYNVTASLELYPGVAAEPVIEEAQAKVRAVVDDLHLIDEDIMSSRIISALHVEGVKSVDLVIPSEDLLIDCSQAGYCSGISLAWRVADRR comes from the coding sequence ATGATTGATCTGTCCAGGCTCCCGGCTCCCAATATTGTTGAGGCGATAGACTATGAGGCTATCCTGGAGGAGATGCTTGCGGATTTGCGGCTCCGAGATAGCGAATTTGACGCACTGGTGGAAAGCGACCCAGCTTATAAGATCCTGGAGGTGGCTGCCTATCGAGAGGTTATTTTGCGCCAGAGGGTGAACGACGCCGCTAGGGCGGTGATGCTGGCTTATGCGAGAGGTGCGGACTTGGATCAGGTAGGTGCTGGTGTGGACGTCTTGCGCAGTGATGGGGAGTCGGACGATAGGTATCGATCCAGGGTGCAAATGTCTTGGGAGAGGTTGTCTACGGCCGGTCCTGCCAAGTCGTATCGTTATTGGGGGCTTTCGGTCGGCAAAGCGGTTAAGGATATAGGAGTATATTCTCCTGCTCCAGGATGCGTCCGAGTCGTAGTCTTAGGGGCCTATGGAGATGGAGTGCCGTCTGCCGATCTATTGGCAAAGGTGCATGAGGCGGTCTCGAGTGATGAGCGCAGACCCCTCACCGACACCGTTGAAACAGTCGCCGCTCAGGTCGTGAAGTATAACGTGACGGCCTCTCTCGAATTGTATCCGGGAGTGGCCGCCGAGCCAGTGATAGAGGAGGCTCAGGCAAAGGTTCGGGCGGTCGTCGATGATTTGCATCTGATAGACGAGGATATTATGTCGTCGAGAATAATTTCCGCTTTACATGTTGAGGGGGTCAAGTCGGTTGATCTCGTAATCCCTTCCGAGGATCTTCTGATCGATTGTTCTCAGGCGGGGTACTGTTCCGGGATATCTTTGGCCTGGAGGGTGGCTGATAGGCGATGA
- a CDS encoding head-tail joining protein encodes MIPGIVAADRDILQAVGDSLFFSGIDYPIKGLFDCPEIYPRPAIGETEVEVSNPVAFCLASDVAEVSRGDTCRIRDIVYRVLEVVPDGTGMASVVMTL; translated from the coding sequence ATGATTCCGGGAATCGTCGCTGCCGACAGGGATATCCTCCAGGCGGTGGGCGATTCCCTGTTTTTTTCTGGGATAGACTATCCCATTAAGGGACTTTTTGACTGCCCGGAGATCTACCCTCGTCCAGCGATCGGGGAAACCGAGGTTGAGGTGTCCAATCCTGTGGCTTTCTGTCTTGCCTCGGACGTGGCAGAGGTTTCGAGGGGCGATACTTGCAGGATTAGGGATATCGTTTACAGGGTTCTTGAGGTTGTCCCCGATGGTACAGGTATGGCTTCGGTGGTGATGACTCTATGA
- a CDS encoding phage portal protein yields the protein MDMSLYRFMASKGSQGLARSPSRKRSYDAGGASRLTSTWTSIPVDADEIVRRNLRVLVARSRQQVANNDYARRFLQMVQDNVIGAQGVILQVQAKRKNGAPDTPLNDAVEWAFWEWGRRGNCDVTGRLSWLSIQRLVVATVAKDGEAVALLRYGDMAGPWGFAIQLVDPQRIPVEYDEESLPNGNIVRHGIEMTEYGRPVAYYFRTDDERAGYVKWTGHRYVRIPASQVIHVFVPEIVGQKRGLPWMSTALLRLHMIGGYEDAALVNARVSAAKMGWLKPSENAAGYGGDDMDTDIAIDAEPGTYEPIPDGYSDVIYPDYQYPNGEFGTFVKSCLRGVAAGLNVSYNTLASDLEGVNYSSLRQGALDEREVWKGLQGWIIEEFHQRVYEAWLTLALLKGNVVLRGRPVLATEEVRLKYTEWQPRRWPWVDPIKDMAAKEKEIKTLLRSPGEIIRELGRDPEDVWSEIAQDIQGMRDKGIPENMIQRVFQGGGGKVAASAKDTGASKGAEQQEAESDGKSTVSE from the coding sequence ATGGATATGAGCCTGTATCGATTTATGGCCTCTAAGGGCAGCCAGGGGCTTGCGAGGTCTCCCTCTCGTAAGCGGAGTTACGACGCCGGTGGGGCTTCTAGGTTGACGTCTACATGGACGTCTATCCCTGTCGATGCCGATGAGATAGTGCGTCGCAATCTCCGGGTGTTGGTGGCTCGATCCAGGCAACAGGTGGCCAACAACGATTATGCCAGGAGATTCCTTCAGATGGTCCAGGATAACGTGATAGGAGCTCAGGGTGTTATCCTTCAGGTTCAGGCCAAGAGGAAGAATGGAGCTCCAGATACGCCACTAAACGATGCCGTGGAGTGGGCCTTTTGGGAGTGGGGTCGACGTGGTAACTGCGATGTCACCGGCAGGCTATCCTGGCTGTCCATTCAGCGTCTGGTCGTTGCCACCGTGGCAAAGGACGGCGAAGCTGTGGCTTTGTTGAGGTATGGCGATATGGCCGGTCCCTGGGGGTTTGCTATACAGCTTGTGGATCCTCAGAGGATTCCGGTGGAGTACGACGAGGAGAGTTTGCCCAACGGGAATATAGTGCGTCACGGTATAGAGATGACGGAGTACGGTAGGCCGGTTGCCTATTATTTTCGGACCGACGACGAGAGGGCCGGTTACGTGAAGTGGACGGGACACCGTTATGTCAGGATTCCAGCGTCTCAGGTGATCCATGTTTTTGTGCCTGAGATAGTGGGACAAAAAAGAGGTTTGCCCTGGATGTCCACCGCCCTATTGCGGCTGCACATGATAGGCGGCTACGAGGATGCGGCACTGGTCAACGCCAGGGTGTCCGCCGCTAAGATGGGGTGGCTCAAACCCAGCGAAAATGCCGCTGGATACGGTGGGGACGATATGGATACCGATATAGCCATAGACGCCGAACCGGGCACTTATGAGCCAATACCCGACGGATATTCTGACGTGATATACCCGGACTATCAGTATCCTAACGGCGAGTTCGGGACGTTCGTAAAGTCCTGCCTGAGAGGGGTGGCCGCTGGGCTTAACGTGAGCTATAACACCTTGGCCAGCGATCTGGAGGGGGTGAATTATTCCTCCCTGAGACAGGGAGCCTTGGACGAGCGAGAGGTATGGAAGGGGCTTCAGGGGTGGATTATCGAGGAGTTTCATCAACGGGTTTACGAGGCCTGGCTGACTCTGGCCCTTTTGAAGGGTAACGTTGTCTTGAGGGGACGGCCTGTGTTGGCTACCGAGGAGGTGCGGCTAAAGTATACCGAGTGGCAGCCCAGGCGTTGGCCGTGGGTGGATCCTATTAAGGACATGGCGGCCAAGGAAAAGGAGATAAAGACCCTTTTGCGTTCTCCCGGGGAAATTATCCGGGAGCTTGGGAGAGACCCTGAGGATGTTTGGAGCGAGATTGCCCAGGATATTCAGGGCATGAGGGATAAGGGGATACCGGAAAACATGATCCAAAGGGTGTTCCAGGGAGGAGGTGGCAAGGTTGCCGCAAGCGCCAAAGATACAGGAGCTAGTAAGGGAGCTGAACAACAAGAAGCCGAGTCTGACGGGAAGTCTACGGTCTCTGAATGA
- a CDS encoding GPW/gp25 family protein: protein MKGVDRDTGKRLVGLSHLRQSVRDILTTPIGSRVMRREYGSKLYALVDHPVSDETVMEVYMATAEALLRWEPRLDLTRVHASVSPGKITISLEGRYIPDGKEIRMEGIEVV, encoded by the coding sequence ATGAAAGGTGTAGACAGAGATACCGGTAAGCGTTTAGTTGGACTCTCTCACCTCAGGCAGTCGGTGCGGGATATTCTGACTACGCCGATAGGGTCTCGTGTTATGAGGCGGGAGTATGGATCCAAGCTCTATGCGCTAGTAGATCACCCAGTATCTGATGAGACGGTGATGGAGGTTTATATGGCCACCGCCGAGGCTCTATTGCGATGGGAACCGAGACTCGACCTGACTAGGGTCCATGCCTCAGTTTCTCCGGGGAAGATAACTATTTCCCTAGAGGGGCGATATATACCGGATGGCAAAGAGATTCGCATGGAGGGGATTGAGGTGGTTTAG
- a CDS encoding DNA-binding protein, with the protein MSYQAKRDLLDQLISAKDVARLLGVTESWVHKLVKKGYISKTDTGRFSLGASVGGYIQYIKTGESSNLSPQDMMKEKFRLTKAQADKAEMEVQELEKELVRVDEVRRACSDMVSTFRTKALGLPSKVAPKVLGMASVAEVQACLKREVNEVLQELSEYEP; encoded by the coding sequence TTGAGTTATCAAGCTAAAAGGGATCTGTTAGACCAGCTGATCTCGGCCAAAGACGTGGCTCGGTTGCTGGGGGTGACCGAAAGCTGGGTACATAAGCTGGTCAAAAAGGGCTATATCTCAAAGACAGATACGGGCCGTTTCTCTCTAGGGGCCTCTGTCGGTGGGTATATCCAATACATCAAAACCGGGGAGTCTTCAAATCTAAGCCCTCAGGACATGATGAAGGAGAAGTTCCGACTGACGAAGGCTCAGGCCGATAAGGCAGAGATGGAGGTTCAGGAGCTGGAGAAGGAGCTTGTCCGTGTTGATGAGGTTCGGAGGGCGTGCAGTGATATGGTGTCCACCTTTCGGACGAAGGCTCTGGGACTGCCGTCGAAGGTGGCTCCTAAAGTCTTGGGCATGGCCTCTGTCGCTGAGGTTCAGGCTTGCCTAAAGCGAGAGGTTAATGAGGTTTTGCAGGAGCTGAGCGAATATGAGCCTTAG
- a CDS encoding phage terminase large subunit family protein, with translation MSLSVVADLICDVAKSVAPPPELTVSQWADKYRRLSREASAEPGQWSTDRAPYQREIMDALSDPLVEGVIVICGSQSGKTEIVLNTLGYHIHYDPAPILILQPTQKPMAEDFSKDRVAPMVRDTPVLRGKVRSPRSKDSNNTILHKAFDGGHLTIAGANSASSLASRPIRILLADEIDRYPLAVGGEGDPLTLAEQRTTNFWNRKKLFVSTPTVKGISRIEARYALSSRERWCVPCPVCGDLQPLSWKQVRFPDEEWLYPTHECRSCHVRSSEQAWKSMMSKGEWVADNPEAKERGFHLNQLSSPWRSWTEIIDQFKRAKAALDAGDVEPMKVFINTVLAETWEERGEVIEPDRFMERCEFYSAEVPEGGVLLTMGVDVQRDRLEAEVVAWGAGEESWSVDYKVLQGDPTEPGVWDALTTYRTKTWTHESGVEMSIDAVAIDSGDNTQAVYDYVRDLGRERVFPVKGLAGDRAVISGPTRQRAGKRSRPVMLYRVGVDTAKKTVYARLRLESGAGYCHFPVGRDQEYFLQLTAEKLVTRYKKGFPYRVWEKIRARNEALDCRVYAYAAMKLLNPDWEALRRRVAPVRRDVEDEGNKRSAAKRRRRSGGFVGRW, from the coding sequence ATGAGCCTTAGCGTTGTTGCAGATCTGATATGCGATGTGGCCAAGTCTGTTGCTCCACCTCCGGAGCTTACGGTCAGCCAGTGGGCAGACAAATATCGTCGTCTCTCTAGGGAGGCTTCGGCCGAGCCTGGGCAGTGGTCCACCGATAGGGCTCCGTATCAGAGGGAGATAATGGACGCTTTGTCTGATCCCTTGGTGGAGGGGGTTATCGTGATATGTGGCTCCCAGTCGGGCAAGACGGAGATAGTTCTTAATACCTTGGGATATCACATCCACTATGACCCAGCTCCTATATTGATACTCCAGCCGACTCAGAAGCCTATGGCGGAGGACTTTTCAAAGGACAGGGTTGCTCCGATGGTCAGGGATACGCCGGTTCTTAGGGGCAAGGTGAGATCCCCAAGGAGCAAGGACTCCAATAACACCATATTGCATAAGGCTTTTGACGGTGGCCATCTGACAATAGCAGGGGCAAATTCAGCGTCCTCTCTGGCTTCTAGGCCTATACGCATCCTTCTTGCTGATGAGATCGATCGCTATCCTCTGGCTGTTGGAGGCGAGGGAGATCCTCTGACCCTTGCGGAGCAGAGGACCACCAACTTCTGGAACCGAAAGAAGCTGTTCGTATCGACTCCTACGGTGAAGGGGATATCCCGTATAGAGGCTAGATATGCTCTGTCTAGCAGGGAAAGATGGTGTGTCCCATGTCCTGTGTGCGGAGATCTTCAGCCTTTGAGCTGGAAACAGGTTCGTTTTCCGGACGAAGAGTGGCTTTATCCCACCCATGAGTGCCGATCCTGCCATGTCAGGAGTAGCGAGCAGGCCTGGAAGTCGATGATGTCCAAGGGGGAATGGGTTGCGGATAACCCTGAGGCGAAGGAGAGAGGCTTTCACCTGAACCAGCTTTCCTCGCCATGGCGATCCTGGACCGAGATCATCGATCAGTTCAAACGAGCCAAGGCAGCCTTGGATGCTGGCGACGTCGAGCCCATGAAGGTCTTTATCAACACGGTCTTGGCCGAGACCTGGGAGGAGCGAGGCGAGGTAATAGAGCCGGATCGATTCATGGAGCGATGTGAGTTTTACTCTGCCGAGGTCCCCGAGGGTGGCGTGCTGCTTACTATGGGGGTGGATGTCCAGAGGGATCGTCTCGAGGCCGAGGTTGTCGCCTGGGGTGCGGGGGAGGAGTCTTGGAGCGTGGATTATAAGGTGCTTCAGGGAGACCCCACAGAGCCAGGGGTATGGGATGCTCTGACGACATACAGGACAAAAACGTGGACCCACGAGTCTGGGGTGGAGATGTCCATCGATGCGGTGGCTATAGACTCGGGGGACAATACTCAGGCTGTCTATGACTATGTTCGTGATCTTGGCAGGGAGAGGGTTTTCCCGGTCAAGGGTTTGGCTGGAGACAGAGCGGTTATATCCGGCCCGACAAGGCAGAGGGCTGGCAAGAGATCTCGTCCGGTTATGCTTTATCGTGTTGGTGTGGATACGGCGAAAAAAACCGTTTATGCGAGGTTGAGGCTTGAAAGCGGTGCGGGGTATTGCCACTTCCCTGTGGGCAGGGATCAGGAGTATTTCCTGCAACTCACGGCGGAGAAGCTGGTTACCAGATACAAGAAGGGGTTCCCATACCGTGTGTGGGAGAAGATCCGGGCGAGGAACGAGGCACTAGACTGCCGGGTTTACGCCTATGCGGCGATGAAGCTTTTGAACCCAGATTGGGAGGCTCTTAGACGCAGGGTGGCCCCTGTCAGACGAGACGTCGAGGACGAGGGTAATAAGCGCAGTGCGGCGAAGAGACGTCGCAGAAGCGGTGGTTTTGTGGGGAGGTGGTGA
- a CDS encoding tyrosine-type recombinase/integrase, with protein sequence MREVTYFTKDEIRRIPKILRSRDRSEEVSLRDCALFMVGINSALRAGDLLGLKVGDILAGSAKRIQIRKEIILVEGKTKKERWIYLPDSAREAVKAYLKVRKDRRGLLPEQPLWMSTRGKEPKAISYVQVYRTLRWAARRAGADLRLRHIGCHSMRKTYGHWLYYKTEGEPFTLAELMFMYGHSSEQITLRYLGITARELREKARNSVIE encoded by the coding sequence ATGAGAGAGGTCACGTATTTCACTAAAGACGAGATCAGGAGGATACCTAAGATCCTCAGGTCTCGTGACCGGTCCGAAGAGGTGTCCCTGAGGGATTGCGCCCTGTTTATGGTGGGTATCAACTCGGCCCTGCGTGCCGGAGATCTCCTGGGTTTGAAGGTTGGGGATATCTTGGCTGGATCGGCCAAGAGGATACAGATCCGAAAGGAGATCATCCTTGTAGAGGGAAAGACGAAAAAGGAGCGTTGGATATATCTGCCAGATTCCGCGAGAGAGGCAGTTAAGGCTTACCTTAAAGTGCGTAAGGATCGCAGGGGGCTTTTGCCTGAACAACCGCTATGGATGTCCACCAGGGGGAAAGAGCCCAAGGCGATATCCTACGTCCAAGTTTACAGGACCCTCCGGTGGGCGGCACGAAGGGCCGGCGCAGATCTTCGTCTAAGGCATATCGGATGCCACTCTATGAGGAAGACCTATGGTCATTGGCTTTATTACAAGACGGAGGGGGAGCCCTTCACCTTGGCCGAACTCATGTTTATGTACGGTCACTCGTCAGAGCAAATTACCTTGAGATACCTGGGTATCACCGCCAGAGAGCTGAGGGAGAAGGCTCGGAATTCAGTGATTGAATAG